In candidate division WOR-3 bacterium, the genomic window AACTTAAATATCCCCCTGCCATTCTAAGTCCGATTTTACGGACTTAAATCGAGCATCCATAGTGTAAGCCCGCTTTTCCGGACTTAGAATGGTTCTTTTTCTATTTGAACTCATAATTTTCGTCCTTTGAAACATATTATTCCATTATAGAACCTTTTTATTGATTGTCAAGGAAATTTTTAAATCATTGAGTTATTGAGATTCTTCGTCCGCCTGTGGCGGACTCAGACGCTGTCCTGACTGGAACGAAGAAATGACAAGGAATTCTATATGTCTGATACTGAAGAAAACAGAAAATTAGGTTGAATTAAGATGAAAAGTGAAAAGGAATCACAATTTGTTGAAATTCTCCGCTAACCATTTCAAGGCACCAGGAGTATTTTCCCATGCTGACAGTGCATCAAATGCATAATCGACCGCCTCGTTTTCATCGCCAAAACCAATCATACACGGTAACTCTCTGGGGAATTTCTTCTTCTTAAGTAAATATTCAGGTACATAGTGATTAACCTTTAATGCCTTTTTTAATAAAGCATTTGCTTTTCTACTCGCACCTTTCTGTCGAAATAATAAAAGTGCTCGAGAATATGCCCAAGTTGCGGTTGGGTCATTTTTGTATTCATCAATGAGTTTTTTGGCATCATCATCGCGTCCGACCACAAGCAGACAGGTGATCAGAACAAACCGAACACCCTGATTGTCAGTGGGATTGAGCCTGAGTAATTCATAATAGTGTTCAATCGCATCACGCCGTTTTCCAAGAGACCACAGAGATTGAGCCAGACCGAACAATGCTCTCATATAAGGACGGGTGTTGAGCAAACTCCAGAAATCGCCGACTGAATCTTTAAATACTTCTTCACCGAGTGCCCGCCTGCCTGCAGCGACGGCCTGTTGATAAAATCTCAAAATCTCTTTCTTATTTCGAGCCGTCTCCTCAGCAAGAATTATATAAGCATCTGCACAGTCCCTTGAAATCTCTAAAGCCTTATAGGCTAACTCCACCCTTTCTTTTCCTTCCAATTCCCAGGCTTGGTAGATAAGTTCCTGTGCCTGGTCTAAAGACCTTTTTGCCTGGAATCGGTCGGGATCATACGAAGCCAGATACTCTTGCAGATATTGAACAAGATCCTCATCTGAATCAAACTCCTTACCTTCGAGTATTCTGTTCAAATCCGACAATGTCTTTTCCATTCCCCGGGGGTCAAACCCTGGAAAATCATCAAATCTCCCCGGTTTCTTCTGTTTTTTTGATCTTTTCTTTGCCATTATTACCTCCTGAAGCTAAAACCGCTTCTTGTAGAAGTGGCAGGCTGGTTTTGTGCCCTTCTTATCATAGTAATCCTGGTGATGATCTTCAGCCCGATAAAATTTTGTTACCGGAAAAAGTTTCGTAACGACATTGTAGCCTTTTTCTTTCAGAATTCCAATCAACTTTCCAGCAATCTTCTTCTCTTTTTCATTATTATAGAATATTACTGATTTATACTGCTCGCCGATATCCGGTCCCTGACCGTCTGCCTGGGTCGGGTCGTGAATCTCGAAGAAGAGTTTCGCCAGTTCCTCATAACCGACCTTTTCAGGGTTATAGGTAACTTCAACCACCTCATAGAATCCGTATTTGCCTGAACAGACATCCTCGTATGTCGGGTTATCTTTTGTCCCACCCATATACCCCGAGACCGCTGATACTACACCGTCTTTATGTTCAAAATAATATTCCACACCCCAGAAACAACCGCCGGCAAAGTACGCCCTGGCGGCGGACGCCGTCTTTTTATTCAATGCAGAATGTTCTGTCATAACCACTGACTCCTTACAACATAAAATAAAGAGTATAATTAAAAGAATCCGGTTTTGTCCCGAGTACAGGTTCTTCTTTATATCAACGCACCTTTATTATCTTCTCTATTATGTCAACCGAATCTTTTTTTAACCGAACAAAGTATACGCCGGAAGCGAAATCCGAAAAATCAATCTTTGACACCCGATTCCGACCCACTGCCTGCTGTTTGAGCAACCTGCCGTTTATGCTGTATATCGACCAACTGAAACCGGCTTTGATCTCCAGCAGATCACCGACTATTGAACAGGTATGTTGAAAATCCGGCCTTTTCCCGCTGGATTCCTTAATTGAAATGGTATTATTCAAACTTGCATAGATGTCATAATCATTACGCCATTCCATCCAGGCGGTGAGGAAATCAGAATCACCTGCACAGACCATCGGCAGATCGCGGGTAAAAATCACACTGTCTGAAATCTGAAAAGCAGGTTCAACTATATGACCGTCAGGCGGTATCTTACGACCGTATATCGCATGATCGTCCTGAAGCCAGACGACAAAATAGTTATCACCATCAAAGCATATCGCCGGTTTTGTCTCTGCTGCACTGGCAGCGGCGATGGAAATTTTATTACCGACGAGAGTACCCTGGCTTGATAGAAACTGACCATAGATATCAAGGTCTGTACCTGCCGGACAAAAATCCTGCCACACAACAAGATAGTTGGTTCCATCATAAGCAACACAGGGAACCGCGGCAGTGGTAATCGTCGAGTCCAGACGCAAAACCGTATCTTCGGGCATCGCCTGACTATTTATGAATCGGGCACAAACCCCATAATAGTCCTTGAACCAGACCGCCAGGGTGCGTTCGCCGTCAAAAGCCAGATCGATCGAAGCATTACCGGCTCCGATATAATTACCGCTGTCGAGTACAACACCGGAAGGTGTAACACGCACCGCCGTCACCCCGAAATCAAGCCAGGCGACGATGTAATTTTCACCATTGAAGACAACCGCCGGTTCGACCTGACCGCCCGCACTGTTATTGATTATAAAACTGTTCACTGTATCAAGTGTCGGCGTGACCCGCACCCCGAAGATATCCGCCATACTTCAACAGCTGTCCTGAACAACCGCCAGAAAATTCACGCCGTCAAAAGCAAAATCAACATTCATCGCCCGGTCGCGCAGGATCAATCGTCCAAAAGGATCGAGCACCACCCCGTCCTGTGTGATACGGGCGCCGAAGATCGAACGGTCCGGTGAATAATAACGCATATCCTGCCACATACAATAGTACTGACCGTTGATAAATTGCACTACTGGATACTGCTGATCAAGAATCGCACTGCTGACGGTAAAATCACTATTTATAATCAGAACCAGATAAAATACGCTAATCATCAGTGATATCCATACACCTGTTTCAACAACTCTTCAGTCTCTTTTGCCGACTCTTCATCAATCGGGTTTATGGCGAAACCAGCGTGGATCATTACGTATTCACCAACTTTTATCTCAGGCACAAGCACAATCGAGATTTCACGCCGTACACCCATTATCTCCACCACCGCCATATTATCTTCTTTTATCTCTTCGATTCTGCCCACGACTCCTAAACACATCTTACACACTCCTCTTCTTCAACAGACTGCCTGCCATAATGACCTGACCGTAAGAGATACACCCGTCATTCGTCGGAAGCTTATGGTGCACATAAACTTCAAAACCATTCCTCTCTAATTCATCAATCATCAAAGTCAGTAAATACCTGTTTTGAAAAACGCCGCCTGATAAACAAACCTTCTTCACTCTATAAATTCTACTCAATTTCTTCACGACATCAAGGGAGAAATGAACAATCGTATTATGGAATTTCGCAGCGATTACATCAACACCGATCTTCTTTTTCAAATCCCTGACAATACCTGCAAGGATATCAGCGACCCTGATGACAAAAACCCCGTCATCGGTTATCTGATATGAATAGCCCTTGCTGACCACTGATGATGCGGCATATTCAAGGTTTATCGCCGCCTCCGCCTCATAAGTAATCTCTCTGGTGATTCCGAGAAGTGCCGAGACGCAATCAAACAACCTGCCCATACTCGACGTATCAACACAATTCCGTTCCTGCTCAATCATCCTGATGACGGTATCCGCTTCAGCCCCCTTTAAATCATCGGTTATCTTACCGAAAAGTTTATAAAGGTAAGCGACGGCGATACGGTAAGGTTTCTTGATACTTATTTCACCACCGGGTAAAGGAAGATATTCCAGATGAGCCACCCGCTGCTGGTTCTTCAAGTCTCCGATAAAGAATTCACCACCCCAGATTTTGTGATCGAGTCCGAATCCTGTACCGTCAAAAGCAATGCCTATGGCTTTATCAAAAACCATGTTTTCGCCGAGGCAGGAAACGATATGTGCAATATGATGCTGTACAGCGACCTTTCTGCCTGCCATCTTACCGGCGATTCTGGTAGACAGATAATCCGGGTGAAGGTCATGCACGATGATTCGGGGTGTAATCTTAA contains:
- a CDS encoding T9SS type A sorting domain-containing protein, with the protein product MADIFGVRVTPTLDTVNSFIINNSAGGQVEPAVVFNGENYIVAWLDFGVTAVRVTPSGVVLDSGNYIGAGNASIDLAFDGERTLAVWFKDYYGVCARFINSQAMPEDTVLRLDSTITTAAVPCVAYDGTNYLVVWQDFCPAGTDLDIYGQFLSSQGTLVGNKISIAAASAAETKPAICFDGDNYFVVWLQDDHAIYGRKIPPDGHIVEPAFQISDSVIFTRDLPMVCAGDSDFLTAWMEWRNDYDIYASLNNTISIKESSGKRPDFQHTCSIVGDLLEIKAGFSWSIYSINGRLLKQQAVGRNRVSKIDFSDFASGVYFVRLKKDSVDIIEKIIKVR
- a CDS encoding HypC/HybG/HupF family hydrogenase formation chaperone — its product is MCLGVVGRIEEIKEDNMAVVEIMGVRREISIVLVPEIKVGEYVMIHAGFAINPIDEESAKETEELLKQVYGYH
- the msrA gene encoding peptide-methionine (S)-S-oxide reductase; this encodes MTEHSALNKKTASAARAYFAGGCFWGVEYYFEHKDGVVSAVSGYMGGTKDNPTYEDVCSGKYGFYEVVEVTYNPEKVGYEELAKLFFEIHDPTQADGQGPDIGEQYKSVIFYNNEKEKKIAGKLIGILKEKGYNVVTKLFPVTKFYRAEDHHQDYYDKKGTKPACHFYKKRF
- a CDS encoding carbamoyltransferase HypF is translated as CEDVAPNNPYFGVMVPYTPLHHLLLDEIPYLVMTSANIQDEPIAKNREEVVEKLKDIVSFYLDHNRDIENRCDDSIGFYLKKRGFSIIRRSRGYAPVPVELPFSVEPMLAVGPYLKNTFTLADKREAYISPHIGDLDNLETLKFFNEVVAKYKKWFKITPRIIVHDLHPDYLSTRIAGKMAGRKVAVQHHIAHIVSCLGENMVFDKAIGIAFDGTGFGLDHKIWGGEFFIGDLKNQQRVAHLEYLPLPGGEISIKKPYRIAVAYLYKLFGKITDDLKGAEADTVIRMIEQERNCVDTSSMGRLFDCVSALLGITREITYEAEAAINLEYAASSVVSKGYSYQITDDGVFVIRVADILAGIVRDLKKKIGVDVIAAKFHNTIVHFSLDVVKKLSRIYRVKKVCLSGGVFQNRYLLTLMIDELERNGFEVYVHHKLPTNDGCISYGQVIMAGSLLKKRSV